Below is a window of Halolamina sp. CBA1230 DNA.
GCGCCGTTCGGGCCGACGACGGCGACGTACTCGCCGTCGGCCACCGTCAGATCCACGTCGAACAGGACCTGCAGGTCGCCGTAGCCGGCGTCGAGCCCGGCGACTTCGAGGAAGCTCACCGCACCACCTCCGGCCGTACTCGGCGCCGTCCGCCGGTCGATCCCTCCCGGTCCGTCCCGTGACTCGCTGTCTCCTGCATACTCATGTCCCCAGATAGGCGTCGATGACGCGCTGGTCCTCCACGACGGTCGCCGGGTCGCCCTCGATCAGCACCGAGCCGCTTTCGAGGACCACCAGCCGGTCGACCAGCGCGGTCAGCGTCTCCAGTTCGTGCTCGATCACGACCACGGTCATCCCCCCGTCGTTCAGCTCGCGGATATGCTCGCTGATCTCGTTGGTCAGCGTGGGGTTCACCCCGGCGAACGGCTCGTCGAGCAGGAGCAGCTCCGGCTCCAGCATCAGCACCCGCGCGAGTTCGAGCAGTTTCCGTTGCCCGCCCGAGAGCGCGCTGGCGTACTCGTCGGCCAGGTGGTCGAGCTCGAACGTCTCGATCAGCTCGTCGGCGCGGGCCTCGACGTCACGCTCGACGGCCTGCATCCCGTCGCTCCGCAGCAGCGCCGGGATCGTGTGCTCGCCCGGCTGGTCCAGCGCGGCCAGCCGCACGTTCTCCCGGACGGTCATGGTGTCGAGCTGGCGGGTGTGCTGGAACGTCCTGACCAGCCCGCTCGTCGCCAGCGTCTCGGGCTGCTGGCCCGTCACGTCCTCGCCCGCGAAGGTGACGGTTCCCGCGTCGGGGTGGACGACGCCGCTGACGCAGTTGAACAGCGTCGACTTCCCGGCGCCGTTGGGGCCCATGACGCCGACGAGCTCGCCCTCGTCGACCGAGAGCGACACGTCGTCGAGCGCACGGAGCCCCCCGAACTCCTTGCTCAGCCCGTCGACGGCGAGCAGGCTCACGAGTCCACCCCCAGCTCCTTCGGGTCGCCCCAGATCCCGGCCGGCCGGTAGCGGATGACCAGGATCAGGATCAGCCCCACGGCGACCAGCCGGAGCGCCGCGAAGTCGGCCGCGGACACCGGCGCCGCCTGGTTGGCGAACCGGGAGACCAGCCGCAGCCCCATGATGATCGCCAGCCCGCCCAGCACGGCGCGGTGGTTCGCGGCGCCGCCGAGCAGCATCCCGATCCACACCGTCACGGTCACCTGGATGGTGAAGAACTCCGGCGAGATGGCGCCGTTGTACAGCGCGAACACGCCGCCGGCGAAGCCGGCGAGCGCCGCGCCGTAGACGAACGCCTGCATCTTGTAGGTGAACACGGGTTTGCCGACCGACCGGGTCACGAGCTCGTCGGCCCGGATCGCCCGGAGGACCCGCCCGTACGGCGCCGCCGTCAGCCGTGAGACGCCGGCGAACGCCAGCGCGGTCAGGCCGGCGAACAGCAGCAGCGTCGCGACCATCGTCGTCCCGTACTCGCCGATGGCCTGGTCCAGCGGCTGCGGGATCGAGAGGATCCCCGTCGAGCCGCCGAACACGCTCGAGACGTTGACCGTGATGCTGTGGAAGATCTCCGCGGCAGCCAGCGTGGCGATGGCGAGGAAGTCGTCCCGGAGCCGGATCGACGTCGACCCGACGAGCGCGCCGACCGCGCCCGCGGCGACGACGGCTCCCACCAGCGCCAGCGGCCAGGGGAGCCCCAGGCTCGTCCCGGAGAACGACCCCTGTGCGGCCAGGATGCCGACGGTGTAGGCGCCGACCGCGAAGAAGACGACGTGGCCGAAGTTCACCAGCCCGGTGTGGCCGTACTGGAGGTCCAGCCCCAGCACGAGCATCCCGTACACCGCAAAGAGGATGCCGACCTCGACGAACACCGCGAGCGGGCCCGGAACCGTCGCCCGCAGCGGCGTCACCACGAACAGCAGCGACAGCGCGGCGAGGGCGACGCCGAGGACGGCCGCACGGTCGGCTTCGTCGTCCGGCAGGCGCGTCTCTAGCGCCGCGGGGAGGGTGAACCGACTCACGCCTCACGCACCTCCACACCGGCGATACCGCTCGGTTTCACCAGCAACACGGCCACGAGCACGACGAACGCCATCGCCGAGGCGAGCCCGGTCATGCTCGACGGGAGGAACGCCGTCGAGAGGGCGACAACGACGCCGATGATGTACGCGCCGGCGATGGCGCCGTAGACGCTGCCCGCGCCGCCGAGGATGGCGGCGGTGAGTATCTGGAGGATCTGGCTGAACCCCGTCGAGACGCTGACGTTGGTCTGGATCCCCAGCAGGACGCCAGTGAGCCCCGCGAGCACGCCCGCGAGCACCCAGACCCCGTCCCGGACGAACTGGGTGTCGACGCCGCGGACGCGGGCCAGCGCCTCGTCGTCGCTCATCGCTCGCATCGCGATCCCCACGTCGGTCCGGGTCAGCAGCGCGTGGAGCAGCACGAACACGGCGACCGCACAGGCGACGACGACGAGGTGTT
It encodes the following:
- a CDS encoding ABC transporter ATP-binding protein, with the protein product MSLLAVDGLSKEFGGLRALDDVSLSVDEGELVGVMGPNGAGKSTLFNCVSGVVHPDAGTVTFAGEDVTGQQPETLATSGLVRTFQHTRQLDTMTVRENVRLAALDQPGEHTIPALLRSDGMQAVERDVEARADELIETFELDHLADEYASALSGGQRKLLELARVLMLEPELLLLDEPFAGVNPTLTNEISEHIRELNDGGMTVVVIEHELETLTALVDRLVVLESGSVLIEGDPATVVEDQRVIDAYLGT
- a CDS encoding branched-chain amino acid ABC transporter permease, translated to MSRFTLPAALETRLPDDEADRAAVLGVALAALSLLFVVTPLRATVPGPLAVFVEVGILFAVYGMLVLGLDLQYGHTGLVNFGHVVFFAVGAYTVGILAAQGSFSGTSLGLPWPLALVGAVVAAGAVGALVGSTSIRLRDDFLAIATLAAAEIFHSITVNVSSVFGGSTGILSIPQPLDQAIGEYGTTMVATLLLFAGLTALAFAGVSRLTAAPYGRVLRAIRADELVTRSVGKPVFTYKMQAFVYGAALAGFAGGVFALYNGAISPEFFTIQVTVTVWIGMLLGGAANHRAVLGGLAIIMGLRLVSRFANQAAPVSAADFAALRLVAVGLILILVIRYRPAGIWGDPKELGVDS
- a CDS encoding branched-chain amino acid ABC transporter permease; translation: MGLAQNVVFGLVSGSYIAIAAIGFTLIYGVVNMINFAYGEYLTIGAFLGFLAAGLLPLPAAAVLAMVGGGVVSLALARLFFTPINDTGPVPMLLTSIGLGLVLRNVIRLFAGSGARYYETTTTTFRTDGLPELPVGSVDLLGNVFVTSEHLVVVACAVAVFVLLHALLTRTDVGIAMRAMSDDEALARVRGVDTQFVRDGVWVLAGVLAGLTGVLLGIQTNVSVSTGFSQILQILTAAILGGAGSVYGAIAGAYIIGVVVALSTAFLPSSMTGLASAMAFVVLVAVLLVKPSGIAGVEVREA